The Deltaproteobacteria bacterium genome window below encodes:
- a CDS encoding peptidylprolyl isomerase, giving the protein MIAAFETTAGNFKIKLFQDKAPNMVAHFVGLASGTKEWVDPKTREKVTRPFYDGTIFHRVIPNFMVQFGCPLGNGTGGPGYNVNDEYHPDLKHDRKGLLSSANIGRPNTNGSQYFITVAPTPWLNGGHSILGEVVEGYEIVEAISKAKTGMADKPAEEIKIKSVKIEN; this is encoded by the coding sequence ATGATAGCTGCTTTCGAAACAACTGCAGGAAATTTCAAAATTAAATTATTTCAAGATAAAGCGCCAAATATGGTTGCCCACTTTGTAGGCCTAGCTTCAGGTACAAAAGAATGGGTCGACCCCAAAACCAGAGAAAAAGTCACTCGCCCATTTTATGATGGCACCATATTCCACAGAGTTATCCCCAATTTTATGGTCCAATTTGGTTGCCCCCTAGGTAACGGTACCGGCGGTCCTGGTTACAACGTCAATGATGAATACCATCCCGATTTGAAACACGACCGTAAAGGCCTATTGTCCAGCGCCAACATCGGCAGACCCAATACCAACGGCTCTCAATACTTTATCACCGTGGCACCAACTCCATGGTTGAATGGGGGCCACTCTATCTTGGGGGAAGTTGTTGAAGGCTACGAAATCGTAGAAGCTATCTCAAAAGCAAAAACCGGCATGGCCGACAAACCAGCAGAAGAAATCAAGATTAAGTCTGTGAAAATTGAGAATTGA
- a CDS encoding HipA domain-containing protein yields MIKKISIQGVQPKFSVILSEKEQAFKEVESNGTYILKPQVRDYPQIPENEDLTMHLVAISGIQIPWHGLVKCSDESLSHVIKRFDRANKEKIPMEDFSQLIGASRDTKYDVSFEKVVETIEEHCTFPTIENFKLFQRVILAFLLGNEDFHLKNISLYTKAKKVQLTPVYDFANSKIANPHSDEEMALSISDKKKNFTKADFLVYFAQQTLFLPQAKVEKETKRLLSFLPTWIEMIDRSFLSEDMKEKYKALLKERTSRLE; encoded by the coding sequence ATGATTAAAAAAATTTCTATTCAAGGAGTTCAACCAAAATTCAGTGTTATTTTATCTGAAAAAGAACAAGCTTTCAAAGAAGTAGAAAGTAATGGAACCTATATACTTAAACCACAAGTACGTGATTATCCACAGATCCCAGAAAATGAAGATTTAACAATGCATTTGGTGGCCATATCAGGAATTCAAATTCCCTGGCATGGATTAGTAAAATGCTCGGATGAAAGTTTATCCCATGTAATCAAAAGATTTGATCGTGCAAATAAAGAAAAAATTCCCATGGAAGATTTTTCGCAGTTAATAGGCGCTTCCAGAGATACTAAATATGATGTCAGTTTTGAAAAGGTGGTTGAGACCATAGAGGAACATTGCACTTTTCCAACTATAGAAAATTTTAAACTTTTTCAAAGAGTGATTCTAGCTTTTCTTTTAGGAAATGAAGATTTTCATTTAAAAAATATATCTTTATATACAAAAGCTAAAAAAGTGCAACTCACACCCGTGTATGATTTTGCTAATTCAAAAATCGCTAATCCACATTCGGATGAAGAAATGGCCCTAAGTATTTCAGACAAAAAGAAGAACTTTACTAAAGCAGATTTTCTTGTTTATTTCGCACAGCAAACTCTATTTTTGCCACAAGCAAAAGTAGAAAAAGAAACAAAAAGACTTTTAAGTTTTTTACCCACATGGATAGAAATGATTGATAGGTCTTTTTTGTCGGAAGATATGAAGGAAAAATATAAAGCTCTTTTAAAGGAAAGAACGAGTCGATTGGAATAA